A window of Staphylococcus sp. 17KM0847 contains these coding sequences:
- the metG gene encoding methionine--tRNA ligase, with translation MVKETFYVTTPIYYPSGNLHIGHAYSTVAGDVIARYKRLQGYDVRYLTGTDEHGQKIQEKAQKAGKSEIAYLDDMIAEIKALWKKLEISNDDFIRTTESRHKVVVEKIFEKLLAQGDIYLGEYEGWYSVPDETYYTETQLVEPIYENGKIVGGKSPDSGHEVELVKEESYFFKLSKYTDRLLAFYDEHPEFIQPPSRKNEMINNFIKPGLADLAVSRTSFDWGVKVPSDPKHVVYVWLDALVNYISALGYLTDDDTLFRRYWPADIHLMAKEIVRFHSIIWPIILMALDLPLPKKVFAHGWILMKDGKMSKSKGNVVDPNVLIDRYGLDATRYYLMRELPFGSDGVFTPEAFVERTNYDLANDLGNLVNRTISMINKYFDGELPAYSGAKHDLDAEMESMALETVQAYHESMSNLQFSVALSTVWKLISRTNKYIDETTPWILAKDPEQREMLGNVMVHLVENIRFAAVLLRPFLTHAPQQIFKQLNINNDILFTFDSVEKYGQLTVPITVTAKPTPIFPRLDVEAEVAYIKASMQPSKTKQEDVIPEKEQIDIKSFDKVEIKAATIIDAENIKKSDKLLKIQVDLDQEQRQIISGIAQFYQPEDIIGKKVAVVTNLKPAKLMGQKSEGMILSAEKDGVLTLISLPNAVPNGAVIK, from the coding sequence ATGGTAAAAGAAACGTTTTATGTTACGACACCCATTTATTATCCAAGTGGTAATTTACACATCGGGCATGCATATTCTACTGTTGCAGGAGATGTTATTGCGCGTTACAAGCGTCTGCAAGGTTATGATGTGCGTTATCTAACAGGAACAGATGAGCATGGTCAAAAAATCCAAGAAAAAGCACAAAAGGCAGGAAAATCAGAAATTGCCTATTTAGATGATATGATTGCAGAAATTAAGGCACTTTGGAAGAAATTAGAAATTTCTAATGATGACTTTATTCGTACAACAGAATCACGCCATAAAGTGGTTGTAGAGAAAATTTTTGAAAAGCTTCTTGCACAAGGAGATATTTATCTTGGTGAATATGAAGGTTGGTACTCTGTTCCGGATGAAACATATTACACAGAGACACAGCTTGTTGAGCCTATCTATGAGAATGGCAAAATTGTTGGAGGGAAAAGCCCGGATTCAGGTCATGAAGTGGAGTTAGTTAAGGAAGAGAGCTATTTCTTCAAACTATCAAAATATACAGATCGACTCCTTGCATTTTATGATGAGCATCCAGAGTTTATTCAGCCACCTTCTAGAAAAAATGAAATGATTAATAACTTTATTAAACCGGGACTAGCGGATTTAGCAGTCTCACGTACATCATTTGATTGGGGCGTCAAAGTACCATCAGATCCCAAACATGTAGTTTATGTATGGCTGGATGCCTTAGTAAATTATATTTCTGCGCTAGGTTATTTGACAGATGATGATACATTATTCCGTCGTTACTGGCCGGCCGATATACATTTAATGGCTAAAGAAATTGTACGTTTCCACTCTATTATTTGGCCTATTATTTTAATGGCACTTGATTTACCACTACCTAAAAAAGTGTTTGCACATGGCTGGATTCTGATGAAAGATGGAAAAATGAGCAAATCTAAAGGCAATGTGGTTGACCCGAATGTACTCATTGATCGTTATGGTCTTGATGCAACACGTTACTATTTAATGCGAGAACTACCATTTGGTTCAGATGGTGTCTTCACACCAGAAGCCTTTGTTGAACGTACGAATTATGATTTGGCAAATGATTTAGGAAATCTTGTGAATAGAACAATCTCTATGATTAATAAATATTTTGATGGTGAGTTGCCGGCATATTCTGGTGCAAAACACGATTTAGATGCTGAGATGGAAAGTATGGCACTTGAAACTGTCCAAGCTTATCATGAAAGCATGAGTAACTTACAATTTTCAGTGGCATTATCAACCGTGTGGAAATTGATCAGTCGTACTAATAAATATATTGACGAAACAACACCGTGGATTTTAGCGAAAGATCCTGAGCAGCGAGAAATGCTTGGTAACGTCATGGTGCACCTTGTTGAAAATATCCGTTTTGCAGCAGTATTATTACGTCCGTTTTTAACACATGCACCACAACAGATTTTTAAACAGTTAAATATAAATAATGACATATTATTTACATTTGATAGTGTAGAAAAATATGGTCAATTAACGGTACCTATCACAGTGACAGCTAAGCCAACACCAATTTTCCCAAGATTAGATGTGGAGGCAGAAGTGGCTTATATTAAAGCATCCATGCAGCCATCAAAAACAAAACAAGAAGATGTAATACCAGAGAAAGAACAGATTGATATTAAATCTTTTGATAAAGTAGAGATTAAGGCAGCAACAATTATTGACGCTGAAAATATTAAAAAGTCAGATAAGCTCTTGAAAATTCAAGTTGATCTTGATCAAGAACAACGTCAGATTATATCTGGCATTGCTCAATTTTATCAACCAGAAGATATTATTGGTAAAAAAGTTGCAGTGGTGACTAATCTGAAACCTGCTAAGTTAATGGGACAAAAGTCAGAAGGTATGATTTTATCAGCTGAGAAAGACGGTGTTTTAACGTTAATTAGTCTACCTAATGCTGTACCTAATGGTGCAGTGATTAAATAA
- a CDS encoding TatD family hydrolase, which translates to MLIDTHVHLNADQYDEDLQEVITRAQEAGVDRMFVVGFDTDTIERAMKLIEDYSFIYAIIGWHPVDAIDCTEERLAWIEALSSHPKVIGIGEMGLDYHWDKSPKTIQKEVFRKQIALAKRVKLPIIIHNREATQDCIDILMEEHAEEVGGIMHSFSGSPEIADIVVNQLNFHISLGGPVTFKNAKQPKEVAKHVPLDRLLVETDAPYLSPHPYRGKRNEPARVTLVAEQIAELRGISYEEVAKQTTANAERLFNL; encoded by the coding sequence ATGTTGATAGATACACATGTGCATTTGAATGCGGATCAGTATGATGAAGATTTGCAAGAAGTGATTACACGAGCACAAGAGGCAGGAGTAGACCGTATGTTCGTTGTGGGTTTTGATACAGACACGATTGAGCGTGCGATGAAGTTAATTGAGGACTATTCATTTATTTACGCAATTATTGGATGGCACCCTGTTGATGCGATAGATTGTACAGAAGAACGCCTTGCATGGATTGAAGCGTTATCGTCACATCCTAAAGTGATTGGTATTGGAGAAATGGGATTGGATTATCATTGGGATAAATCACCAAAAACGATTCAAAAAGAAGTATTTCGTAAACAAATTGCATTGGCAAAACGTGTGAAACTTCCGATTATTATTCATAATCGTGAAGCAACACAAGATTGTATTGATATTTTAATGGAAGAGCATGCTGAAGAGGTGGGAGGAATTATGCATAGCTTTAGTGGCTCACCAGAAATTGCAGACATTGTTGTTAATCAGTTGAATTTTCACATTTCATTAGGAGGGCCAGTGACTTTTAAAAATGCTAAACAACCTAAAGAAGTAGCGAAGCATGTACCATTAGATCGTCTATTGGTCGAAACAGATGCACCTTATTTGTCACCTCATCCATATCGTGGTAAGCGCAATGAGCCAGCACGTGTTACGTTAGTAGCAGAACAGATTGCAGAGTTACGAGGAATAAGTTACGAAGAGGTTGCTAAACAAACGACAGCAAATGCAGAACGCCTATTTAATCTATGA
- the rnmV gene encoding ribonuclease M5 encodes MKINEFIVVEGRDDTTQVKRAVDCDTIETNGSAIDEKVLEVIRHAQETRGVIVLTDPDFPGDKIRTTIRNAVPGVKHAFINREVAKNKRGKIGVEHASLQDIQEALSHVSTPLSEEIESIDQSVLIDLGLIMGPDARRRRDILGQRLHIGHSNGKQLLKKLNAFGYTESDVRKALEIEE; translated from the coding sequence ATGAAAATAAATGAATTTATTGTTGTTGAAGGCAGAGATGATACGACACAAGTAAAACGTGCAGTTGATTGTGACACAATTGAAACAAATGGCAGCGCAATTGATGAAAAAGTGTTGGAAGTTATTCGTCATGCTCAAGAAACTAGAGGCGTAATCGTTTTGACTGACCCTGATTTCCCGGGTGATAAAATCCGGACGACCATTCGTAACGCCGTACCGGGAGTGAAACATGCTTTTATTAATCGGGAAGTAGCAAAGAATAAACGTGGAAAAATTGGTGTGGAGCATGCATCACTACAAGATATTCAAGAGGCGTTATCGCACGTATCAACACCTTTATCAGAGGAGATAGAGTCCATTGATCAATCCGTATTAATTGATTTAGGGTTAATTATGGGGCCAGATGCCAGAAGACGTCGAGATATTTTAGGGCAAAGATTACATATTGGTCATTCAAATGGTAAACAGCTGTTAAAGAAACTGAATGCTTTTGGTTATACAGAGTCAGATGTACGAAAAGCATTAGAAATAGAGGAGTAA
- the rsmA gene encoding 16S rRNA (adenine(1518)-N(6)/adenine(1519)-N(6))-dimethyltransferase RsmA, with the protein MYDKDIATPSRTKALLNQYGFSFKKSLGQNFLIDVNIIHKIIDASGIDENTGVIEIGPGMGSLTQQLAKRAKHVLAFEIDQRLIPVLEDTLSPYHNVTVVNEDILKADVAKEIKAHLSDCDKVMVVANLPYYITTPILLTLLEQDLKIDGYVVMMQKEVGERLNASVGTKAYGSLSIVTQYYTETSTVMTVPKTVFMPPPHVDSIVVKLMKRDMPLVNIDNTERFFKMTKGAFGQRRKTIYNNYQNVFVEGKVYKADIAAWLEQAGIEPTRRGETLSIQEYARLYDELKNFPNLTL; encoded by the coding sequence ATGTACGATAAAGATATTGCAACCCCATCAAGGACAAAAGCGTTGCTCAATCAATATGGTTTTAGCTTTAAAAAGAGTCTAGGTCAAAATTTTTTGATCGATGTCAATATTATTCATAAAATTATCGATGCATCAGGAATTGACGAAAATACCGGGGTGATTGAGATTGGTCCCGGAATGGGGTCTTTAACACAACAATTGGCAAAGCGTGCTAAACATGTACTTGCATTTGAAATAGACCAACGTTTGATACCTGTACTTGAAGATACGCTATCTCCATATCATAATGTAACAGTAGTGAATGAAGATATCTTGAAAGCCGATGTTGCAAAAGAAATCAAAGCACACCTCAGTGATTGTGATAAAGTTATGGTTGTTGCCAATTTGCCATACTATATCACGACGCCTATCTTATTAACACTACTGGAGCAAGATTTAAAAATTGATGGCTATGTGGTTATGATGCAAAAAGAAGTTGGAGAACGTTTGAATGCATCTGTTGGAACAAAAGCATACGGTTCACTCTCTATTGTGACACAATACTATACAGAAACGTCAACAGTTATGACCGTACCTAAGACTGTATTTATGCCACCACCTCATGTTGATTCTATTGTTGTAAAGCTCATGAAGCGTGATATGCCACTTGTAAATATTGATAATACAGAACGCTTTTTCAAAATGACGAAGGGAGCATTTGGACAGAGACGCAAAACAATCTATAACAACTACCAAAATGTATTTGTAGAAGGCAAAGTGTATAAAGCTGATATTGCAGCATGGTTGGAGCAAGCAGGTATAGAGCCAACAAGACGCGGTGAAACATTGTCAATACAAGAATATGCACGATTGTATGACGAGTTGAAAAATTTCCCGAATTTGACTTTGTAA
- a CDS encoding Veg family protein — protein sequence MPKSIGDIKNRLDCQLGNRIVLKANGGRKKTIERCGVLAETYPSVFIVELDPNKHNFERVSYTYADVLTQNVHVSFVEDDTYQEVNAR from the coding sequence ATGCCAAAATCTATTGGAGACATCAAAAATCGACTTGATTGTCAATTAGGGAATCGTATTGTACTGAAAGCTAACGGGGGACGTAAAAAAACAATTGAACGTTGTGGTGTATTAGCAGAGACATATCCTTCTGTGTTTATTGTTGAATTAGACCCAAACAAACATAATTTTGAACGCGTATCGTATACATACGCCGATGTGTTAACACAAAATGTACATGTATCATTTGTTGAAGATGATACATATCAAGAAGTTAACGCAAGATAA
- the ispE gene encoding 4-(cytidine 5'-diphospho)-2-C-methyl-D-erythritol kinase — MIYETAPAKINLTLDTLFKRDDGYHEVEMIMTTIDLNDRLSFQKRRDHKIILNVDETFIPSDERNLAYRAALLMKETYGIKQGVTITLDKNIPVSAGLAGGSSDAAATFRGLNRLFDLGLSLDDLSTLSAEIGSDVPFCIYGTTALCRGRGEEIELLKRPPSAWVIVAKPQTGLSTPEVYGGLDLTKPYKVHTQSCLEAIECEDYDGVCRSLSNRLEPVSMHLQPEIKKIKANMLNSGADGALMSGSGPTVYGFAQRERQARHIYNAVSGCCNDVYLVRTLG; from the coding sequence ATGATTTATGAAACAGCGCCAGCTAAGATTAACTTAACGTTAGACACTTTATTTAAAAGAGATGATGGTTATCATGAAGTTGAAATGATTATGACGACTATTGATTTAAATGATCGATTGTCTTTTCAAAAACGTCGTGATCATAAAATTATTTTAAATGTAGATGAGACGTTTATCCCATCTGATGAGCGCAATTTAGCATATCGTGCCGCACTGCTTATGAAAGAAACATATGGTATTAAACAAGGTGTCACTATTACATTAGATAAAAACATCCCAGTTTCTGCTGGATTAGCTGGAGGTTCTAGTGATGCCGCTGCTACATTTCGTGGGCTGAACCGTCTATTTGATTTAGGTCTATCTCTTGATGATTTAAGCACACTATCAGCAGAAATCGGTTCGGACGTCCCGTTTTGTATTTATGGAACAACAGCGCTATGTAGAGGCCGTGGAGAAGAGATTGAGTTATTAAAACGTCCACCATCTGCATGGGTGATTGTTGCCAAGCCTCAGACCGGTTTGTCAACGCCTGAAGTTTATGGCGGTCTTGATTTAACCAAACCATACAAGGTGCATACACAATCTTGTTTGGAGGCTATCGAATGTGAGGACTATGATGGGGTATGTCGTAGCTTATCTAATCGCCTTGAACCTGTTTCGATGCATTTACAGCCAGAAATAAAGAAAATTAAAGCAAATATGCTTAATAGTGGTGCAGATGGCGCATTGATGAGTGGAAGTGGACCAACAGTTTACGGTTTTGCGCAACGCGAACGTCAAGCACGTCATATATATAATGCTGTTAGCGGTTGTTGCAATGATGTTTACCTTGTCAGAACACTTGGCTAA
- the purR gene encoding pur operon repressor — protein MRYKRSERIVYMTQYLISNPNQLVPLTYFVEKFQQAKSSISEDVQIIKDTVIKEGLGTIETVTGASGGVRYRPQMQRDEAEEVIQEVTTLLQEKDRLLPGGYLFLSDLMGNPTLLKKVGRLIATIYMQEELDAIVTIATKGISLANAVASILNLPVVVIRKDNKVTEGSTVSINYVSGSSRKIETMVLSKRTLKEHSNVLVIDDFMRAGGSINGVMNLMSEFKAHVKGVSVLVESKEVKQRLVEDYTSLVRLSDVDEYNQDFKVEAGNSLSKF, from the coding sequence GTGCGTTATAAAAGAAGTGAACGAATTGTTTATATGACTCAATATTTAATTAGTAACCCTAATCAACTTGTACCGTTAACATATTTTGTAGAGAAGTTTCAACAAGCAAAGTCATCTATTAGTGAAGATGTCCAAATTATTAAAGACACTGTTATTAAAGAAGGTCTTGGTACGATTGAAACTGTTACGGGTGCAAGTGGTGGTGTACGCTATCGTCCTCAGATGCAACGTGATGAAGCAGAAGAGGTCATACAGGAAGTGACAACGCTTTTGCAAGAAAAAGATCGCCTTTTACCTGGAGGATACCTCTTTTTGTCTGATTTAATGGGAAACCCTACCCTGTTAAAAAAAGTGGGCCGACTTATTGCAACAATTTATATGCAGGAGGAATTAGATGCCATTGTGACGATAGCGACAAAAGGTATTTCTCTTGCTAATGCAGTTGCAAGTATTTTGAATCTCCCTGTGGTTGTCATACGTAAAGACAACAAAGTGACAGAAGGATCTACCGTGTCTATTAATTATGTATCCGGTTCATCTCGTAAGATCGAAACAATGGTTTTATCGAAACGTACACTTAAAGAACATTCAAATGTCTTAGTGATAGATGATTTTATGCGTGCAGGTGGTTCAATCAATGGTGTTATGAATTTGATGTCAGAGTTTAAAGCACACGTAAAAGGGGTATCAGTACTTGTGGAATCTAAAGAGGTAAAGCAGCGACTGGTGGAAGATTACACTTCTTTAGTCCGTTTATCTGATGTTGATGAATATAATCAAGATTTCAAAGTAGAGGCAGGCAATAGTTTGTCTAAATTCTAA
- a CDS encoding RidA family protein: protein MKLINTQKAPAAVGPYSHAAIVNGLVYTSGQIPLNTEGEIVSDCIQEQTKQVIENLKVVLEEAGSDLDHVVKALIFLSDMENFQKVNEVYGSYFDAHKPARSAVEVARLPKDVKIEMEVIAEVKNV from the coding sequence ATGAAACTAATTAACACACAAAAGGCACCAGCAGCAGTTGGACCCTATTCACATGCTGCGATTGTCAATGGCTTGGTCTATACTTCAGGTCAAATCCCTTTAAATACAGAGGGAGAGATCGTGAGTGATTGCATTCAGGAACAGACTAAACAAGTGATTGAAAACTTGAAAGTTGTCTTAGAAGAAGCGGGCTCAGATTTAGATCATGTTGTCAAAGCTTTAATTTTCTTATCAGATATGGAAAATTTTCAAAAGGTAAATGAAGTATATGGTTCATACTTTGATGCGCATAAACCAGCAAGAAGCGCTGTTGAAGTTGCGCGTTTACCAAAAGACGTTAAGATTGAAATGGAAGTTATTGCAGAAGTTAAAAATGTATAA
- the spoVG gene encoding septation regulator SpoVG, with product MKVTDVRLRKIQTDGRMKALVSITLENAFVIHDLRVIEGNSGLFVAMPSKRTSDGEFRDIAHPINSDMRQAIQDAVMKVYDETEEVLQVSNDDADASSEEA from the coding sequence ATGAAAGTGACAGATGTAAGACTTAGAAAAATTCAAACGGATGGTAGAATGAAAGCATTGGTATCTATTACACTTGAAAATGCCTTTGTGATTCATGACTTACGTGTAATCGAAGGAAACTCAGGTCTATTTGTAGCAATGCCAAGTAAGCGTACATCAGATGGAGAATTCCGTGATATTGCACATCCGATCAATTCAGATATGAGACAAGCAATTCAAGACGCTGTAATGAAAGTCTATGATGAAACAGAAGAAGTACTTCAAGTTTCAAATGACGATGCAGACGCATCATCAGAAGAAGCGTAA
- the glmU gene encoding bifunctional UDP-N-acetylglucosamine diphosphorylase/glucosamine-1-phosphate N-acetyltransferase GlmU: MQKHAIVLAAGKGTRMKSKKYKVLHEVAGKPMIVHVIDQVSQSGVTDIVTIVGHGAEQVKETLGSTSRYSFQTEQLGTAHAVKQAAEHLAGAQGTTLVVCGDTPLITAETLSKLMTYHEETGAQATVLSATATNPYGYGRIVRDAQGALVEIVEEKDATEAQKAIHEISSGVFAFDNAILFELLHQVDNNNAQGEYYLPQVLTLILQQQGHIGVYHTEDFDEIMGVNDRIALSRAEQAHRVRVNEKHMRNGVTIIDSTTTYIGSDVVIGEDTVIEPGVKIMGNSRIGSDVRIGQYSEIRDSQIHSGAVIKQSVITDAIVGSRSTVGPFAQLRPGAQLGQETKIGNFVEVKKACLDDGAKVSHLSYIGDAEVGARTNIGCGAITVNYDGINKFKTKIGKDVFIGCNANLVAPVSIGDGTLVAAGSTITDDVPAESLALARTRQTTKVGYLARDIDN, encoded by the coding sequence ATGCAGAAACATGCAATTGTTTTAGCGGCTGGAAAAGGAACACGGATGAAGTCAAAGAAGTATAAAGTGCTTCATGAAGTTGCAGGAAAACCAATGATTGTACATGTTATTGATCAAGTTTCCCAATCAGGTGTGACTGATATTGTGACAATCGTTGGACACGGCGCAGAACAAGTTAAAGAAACTTTAGGTAGTACATCACGATACAGTTTTCAAACTGAACAACTGGGGACAGCACATGCAGTGAAGCAAGCAGCAGAGCATTTGGCAGGAGCGCAGGGCACAACATTAGTCGTTTGTGGCGACACACCTTTGATTACTGCTGAGACGCTGTCAAAGTTAATGACGTATCACGAAGAAACTGGAGCTCAGGCGACGGTATTATCGGCGACAGCTACTAACCCATATGGATACGGACGTATTGTAAGAGATGCGCAAGGTGCATTAGTTGAAATCGTGGAAGAGAAGGATGCCACTGAAGCACAGAAAGCCATTCATGAGATTAGTTCAGGTGTTTTTGCTTTTGATAATGCAATATTATTTGAGCTATTACATCAAGTTGATAATAACAATGCACAAGGTGAATATTACCTTCCGCAAGTGCTGACATTGATTTTACAGCAACAAGGGCATATAGGTGTATATCATACAGAAGATTTTGATGAGATTATGGGAGTTAATGATCGGATTGCATTAAGCCGTGCAGAGCAAGCGCACCGTGTTCGCGTCAATGAGAAGCATATGCGTAATGGTGTGACGATCATTGATTCTACAACCACGTATATTGGCTCCGATGTAGTGATTGGTGAAGATACAGTTATTGAGCCGGGTGTCAAAATCATGGGCAATAGTCGTATTGGCAGTGATGTACGCATTGGACAATATTCGGAAATTCGAGATAGTCAAATACATAGTGGTGCTGTCATCAAGCAATCCGTTATTACGGATGCTATTGTAGGTTCGCGATCAACAGTTGGACCATTTGCACAATTGCGCCCCGGCGCTCAATTAGGACAAGAAACAAAAATTGGTAACTTTGTTGAAGTGAAAAAAGCATGCTTAGATGATGGTGCAAAAGTTTCGCATTTAAGTTATATTGGAGATGCAGAAGTAGGTGCCCGTACAAATATTGGTTGTGGCGCGATTACTGTGAATTATGATGGTATCAACAAATTTAAAACAAAGATTGGTAAAGATGTATTTATTGGTTGCAATGCGAATTTAGTTGCACCTGTTTCAATTGGTGATGGTACACTTGTCGCTGCAGGATCGACGATTACAGATGATGTACCAGCAGAAAGTTTAGCGTTAGCACGCACGAGACAAACCACTAAAGTCGGTTATTTAGCAAGAGATATAGATAATTAG
- a CDS encoding ribose-phosphate diphosphokinase, which translates to MLNTEYKNSSLKIFSLKGNEPLAKEVADHVGVELGKCTVKRFSDGEIQINIEESIRGCDVFIIQPTSNPVNVHLMELLIMIDACKRASAKSISIVVPYYGYARQDRKARSREPITAKLVADLFETAGADRMIALDLHAPQIQGFFDIPIDHLMGVPILADYFLNNKEIDPEKCVVVSPDHGGVTRARKLADILKTPIAIIDKRRPKPNVAEVMNIVGQIEGRTAIIIDDIIDTAGTITLAAQALKDKGATDVYACCTHPVLSGPAKERIENSAIKELIVTNSIQLKEEQKPNNIKELSVAELLAQAIVRVYECESVSVLFD; encoded by the coding sequence ATGTTAAACACCGAATATAAAAATTCGTCTCTGAAGATTTTCTCGTTGAAAGGTAATGAACCACTTGCAAAGGAAGTTGCAGATCATGTAGGGGTAGAGCTGGGTAAATGTACAGTTAAACGCTTTAGTGACGGCGAAATCCAAATCAATATTGAAGAAAGTATTCGTGGTTGCGATGTTTTTATTATTCAGCCTACTTCAAACCCAGTCAATGTACATTTAATGGAGTTATTAATTATGATTGATGCGTGTAAGCGTGCATCAGCGAAAAGTATATCAATTGTTGTACCTTATTATGGCTATGCAAGACAAGACCGCAAAGCGCGTAGTCGTGAGCCGATTACGGCTAAGCTTGTAGCAGATTTATTTGAAACAGCTGGCGCAGATCGTATGATTGCATTGGATCTGCATGCACCACAAATTCAAGGTTTCTTCGATATTCCAATTGATCATTTGATGGGTGTACCTATTTTAGCTGATTACTTTTTAAATAATAAAGAGATTGATCCAGAAAAATGTGTTGTTGTATCACCAGATCATGGAGGCGTAACCCGTGCGCGTAAACTTGCTGATATTTTAAAAACACCGATTGCAATTATTGATAAACGTCGTCCAAAACCTAATGTAGCAGAAGTGATGAATATTGTGGGACAAATTGAGGGACGTACAGCTATTATTATTGATGATATTATTGATACTGCAGGAACAATCACATTGGCAGCACAAGCGTTAAAAGATAAAGGTGCAACAGATGTGTATGCATGTTGTACACACCCTGTACTATCTGGACCGGCGAAAGAACGCATCGAAAATTCAGCGATTAAAGAATTAATTGTAACTAATTCGATCCAACTTAAAGAAGAGCAAAAGCCTAATAATATTAAAGAGTTATCAGTAGCAGAATTATTGGCACAAGCTATTGTACGTGTTTATGAGTGTGAATCTGTTAGCGTATTGTTTGATTAA
- a CDS encoding 50S ribosomal protein L25/general stress protein Ctc produces MTSLKSIIRQGKQTRGDLRKIREAGKVPAVVYGYGTKNVSVKVDEVEFIKVIREVGRNGVILLGVGSKEIKVMVSDYQFDPLKNQITHIDFLAINMKEERTVEVPVHLIGEAPGAAEGGVVEQPLFDLEITATPDNIPESIEVDISELNVGDTLSVQDIKVTGDYTIENDAEDAVVSVVAPTEEPTEEEIEAMEGNETPEEPEVVGEEKEEAEEE; encoded by the coding sequence ATGACTTCATTAAAGTCTATTATTCGTCAAGGTAAGCAAACACGTGGAGATTTGCGTAAAATCCGAGAAGCAGGTAAAGTACCTGCAGTTGTATATGGTTACGGTACAAAAAACGTATCAGTTAAAGTAGATGAAGTGGAATTCATTAAAGTGATTCGTGAAGTAGGTCGTAACGGTGTTATTTTATTAGGTGTAGGTTCAAAAGAAATCAAAGTAATGGTATCTGACTACCAATTTGACCCTCTTAAAAACCAAATTACACATATTGACTTCTTAGCAATTAACATGAAAGAAGAACGTACGGTAGAAGTACCTGTTCATTTAATCGGTGAAGCACCTGGTGCAGCTGAAGGTGGTGTAGTTGAACAACCATTGTTTGACTTAGAAATCACTGCAACACCAGATAATATTCCTGAAAGCATCGAAGTAGACATCAGTGAGTTAAATGTTGGTGATACTTTAAGTGTACAAGATATTAAGGTAACAGGTGATTATACGATTGAAAATGATGCAGAAGACGCAGTTGTTTCAGTTGTTGCACCAACAGAAGAACCAACAGAAGAAGAAATTGAAGCAATGGAAGGCAATGAAACACCTGAAGAGCCAGAAGTTGTAGGCGAAGAAAAAGAAGAAGCTGAAGAAGAGTAA
- a CDS encoding LysE/ArgO family amino acid transporter has product MTQSILHGILLALGLILPLGAQNVFVFNQGANHKYFKKTLPVIITAGLCDTFLILIAVLGVSLILNQYPTLQLLIYIIGFIFLLFMAWSLWQEKPSETSEQAPMSAQKQISFAVSVSLLNPHAIIDTVGVIGTSAALYTGFEKIAFTLATISISWLWFIGLAVAGKQMRKIDSSGSLILIVNKVSSIIILIVALLILKNIFDI; this is encoded by the coding sequence ATGACTCAATCGATATTACATGGCATTTTACTAGCATTAGGCCTTATCTTACCATTAGGGGCTCAAAATGTTTTTGTTTTTAATCAAGGGGCTAATCATAAATATTTTAAAAAGACACTTCCAGTTATTATTACAGCGGGTTTATGTGATACATTTTTGATATTAATTGCTGTACTCGGTGTTTCACTTATTTTAAATCAATATCCTACACTACAGTTGTTGATATACATTATTGGTTTTATCTTTCTATTATTCATGGCTTGGTCTCTATGGCAAGAAAAACCATCCGAAACAAGTGAACAAGCACCTATGTCTGCTCAAAAACAAATAAGCTTTGCAGTATCTGTATCACTATTAAACCCCCATGCTATCATCGATACTGTAGGTGTTATCGGAACAAGTGCAGCACTCTATACAGGTTTCGAAAAAATAGCCTTTACACTTGCGACTATCTCTATCTCATGGCTCTGGTTTATAGGCTTAGCAGTTGCAGGCAAACAAATGAGGAAAATAGATTCATCTGGTTCATTGATCTTAATAGTTAACAAAGTATCCAGTATTATTATTTTAATAGTAGCACTTCTTATTCTTAAAAATATTTTTGACATTTAA